One part of the Prunus persica cultivar Lovell chromosome G5, Prunus_persica_NCBIv2, whole genome shotgun sequence genome encodes these proteins:
- the LOC18776942 gene encoding zinc finger HIT domain-containing protein 2, with amino-acid sequence MAEPIITSEKPSTTPLLDPPSRIVCHVCQKQFSQYTCPRCNSRYCSLHCYKSHNLRCTESFMRENVEGELGQLGPDDETKQKMLDILKRFHSEEEADAMDDDEAGSTLSEETIQKVLSGGQVSFDDLSAEEKKLFQKAVVSGELSKMIKPWDPWWLKPSARAITFSKEGTQLIKPLANEEESMSTEDDLESNQASEIPPGPDTPLPPVSKLSSTKPSPTLAVHLVDIIYSYCFTLRLYNGDWLSDATGSAMVLLSVSSVLGQGGQPETVLEALSYCLEQTCSPAFRQMGGLQFGLGLIDDVITLLTLGTPALLCLLSDLQRMVQAGERELKSEKPRKSRRAEIRSKLKVAERKIYFIMCWVHEQPGEAWSSLAAIVKAEKGSALNYEAAASRPGKVDKKAEPRSKVLIQEIK; translated from the exons ATGGCGGAGCCTATTATCACCTCTGAAAAACCCTCCACCACGCCTCTTTTGGACCCACCTTCCCGAATCGTCTGCCACGT TTGCCAGAAGCAATTTTCACAATACACATGCCCTCGCTGCAACTCTCGATACTGTTCTCTGCACTGCTACAAG TCTCATAATCTTCGATGCACCGAATCGTTCATGCGGGAAAATGTGGAGGGGGAGCTTGGGCAATTGGGACCGGACGACGAAACTAAACAGAAAATGCTGGACATACTGAAAAGATTTCATTCTGAAGAAGAAGCTGATGCcatggatgatgatgaagctG GTTCTACTCTGTCTGAGGAGACCATTCAAAAAGTGCTTTCTG GAGGTCAAGTTAGTTTTGATGATCTATCTGCAGAAGAGAAGAAACTATTCCAAAAAGCTGTTGTATCCGGTGAACTAAGCAAGATGATTAAGCCTTGGGATCCATGGTGGTTGAAGCCTTCTGCCAGAGCAATAACATTCAGCAAGGAAGGAACACAACTTATCAAACCGCTTGCCAATGAGGAGGAATCAATGTCAACAGAAGATGATCTAGAAAGTAATCAAGCGAGTGAGATTCCACCTGGGCCTGACACCCCGCTGCCTCCAGTCAGCAAGCTTAGTTCTACAAAGCCATCACCAACCTTAGCTGTTCATCTGGTTGACATTATATATAGCTACTGTTTCACACTCCGTCTTTACAATGGAGATTGGCTATCAGACGCCACAGGATCAGCCATGGTACTACTGTCAGTGTCCTCTGTATTGGGCCAAGGTGGACAACCAGAGACCGTCCTGGAAGCTCTGTCTTATTGCCTGGAACAAACCTGCTCTCCTGCTTTCAGACAGATGGGTGGCTTGCAATTTGGACTTGGTCTTATAGATGATGTAATAACCCTATTAACGTTAGGAACCCCTGCTTTGTTGTGCTTGCTTTCTGATCTGCAGAGGATGGTTCAGGCTGGGGAGAGGGAACTGAAATCAGAGAAACCACGAAAGTCGAGAAGAGCTGAAATTAGGAGTAAGCTGAAGGTGGCCGAgaggaaaatttatttcatcaTGTGTTGGGTCCATGAGCAACCCGGGGAAGCTTGGTCTTCCTTGGCAGCCATTGTAAAGGCAGAGAAAGGTTCGGCTTTGAATTATGAAGCTGCTGCTTCAAGGCCCGGGAAAGTGGACAAGAAAGCAGAACCAAGAAGCAAGGTTTTGATTCAGGAGatcaagtga
- the LOC18776069 gene encoding plant UBX domain-containing protein 10, which translates to MVDVNDKLAYFQAITGLEDPDLCVQILTAHGWDLELAISAFTTTTNHTPSPENPASGTTSTVPDGSGGGGLYSVSHRGEPSHPSGPSSNAVAAPGLAWKIITLPISVISGSLGLISGAIGLGLWAAGGVLSYSLGMIGIGSGRDGESSARLVSVSAVANEAMQFVASFERDYGTRRPNFVSEGFMDALQRSRNSFKLMFVYLHSPDHPDTPLFCERSLCSETLVAFINENFVSWGGSIRASEGFKMSNSLKASRYPFCAVVMASTNQRIVLLQQVEGPKSPEEMLAILNRVVEESAPVLVAARLDAEERRNNIRLREEQDAAYRAALEADQARENQRREEQERLEREAAEAERKRLEEEEARERAAREAAEKEAALARMRQEKALSLGAEPEKGPNVTQVVVRFPTGERKERRFVSSAKIQTLYDYVDSLGCLDVENYSLVSNFPRVVYGPEKLLLSLKEAGLHPQASLFLELNS; encoded by the exons ATGGTTGATGTAAACGACAAGTTAGCGTATTTTCAAGCGATCACAGGCCTCGAAGACCCTGATTTGTGCGTGCAGATCCTCACCGCCCATGGCTGGGACCTCGAGCTCGCGATCTCCGCCTTCACCACCACGACGAACCACACACCTTCGCCGGAGAATCCCGCCTCCGGCACCACCTCCACAGTCCCCGACGGCAGTGGCGGCGGTGGTCTATACTCCGTTTCTCATCGCGGAGAACCGTCGCATCCATCTGGACCGTCATCAAATGCTGTCGCAGCACCCGGTTTGGCTTGGAAGATCATCACTCTGCCGATTTCCGTAATTTCTGGTAGTTTAGGGTTGATTTCCGGCGCAATTGGTCTTGGACTGTGGGCCGCGGGTGGAGTGCTCTCCTACTCTCTCGGAATGATTGGAATCGGGTCGGGTCGGGACGGTGAGTCGTCAGCCCGATTGGTGTCGGTGTCGGCGGTGGCGAATGAAGCGATGCAGTTCGTGGCGAGTTTCGAGAGGGATTACGGGACGAGGAGGCCGAATTTCGTAAGCGAAGGGTTTATGGACGCGTTGCAGAGGTCGAGGAACTCGTTCAAGCTGATGTTCGTGTACTTGCACTCGCCGGACCATCCTGATACGCCGTTGTTTTGTGAGAGGTCTCTGTGCTCCGAGACCTTGGTGGCGTTTATCAACGAGAATTTCGTGTCGTGGGGAGGGAGCATTCGGGCCAGTGAAGGCTTCAAGATGAGTAATAGCTTGAAGGCCTCAAGATACCCCTTTTGTGCCGTCGTTATGGCCTCCACGAACCAGAGGATCGTGCTGCTTCAACAG GTTGAGGGGCCAAAGTCTCCCGAAGAAATGCTCGCAATATTGAACAGAGTGGTTGAAGAAAGTGCTCCTGTTCTTGTTGCAGCAAGGCTTGATGCAGAAGAAAGGAGAAACAACATTCGTTTAAGGGAGGAGCAAGATGCTGCTTATAGAGCAGCACTTGAAGCTGATCAA GCAAGGGAAAACCAGAGGAGGGAAGAGCAAGAACGTCTGGAAAGAGAAGCAGCTGAAGCTGAGAGGAAGcgcttggaagaagaagaggctcGTGAAAGAGCAGCACGTGAAGCTGCGGAGAAAGAGGCTGCACTAGCTAGGATGCGGCAGGAGAAAGCCTTGTCGCTTGGTGCCGAACCTGAAAAAGGACCTAATGTTACACAA GTTGTGGTGAGGTTCCCAACCGGAGAACGGAAGGAAAGGAGGTTCGTCAGTAGTGCAAAAATCCAAACTCTCTATGATTATGTTGATTCTTTGGGTTGCTTAGATGTGGAGAATTACAGTCTGGTTTCTAACTTCCCTCGAGTGGTATATGGACCAGAGAAGCTGTTGTTATCCTTGAAAGAAGCCGGGTTGCATCCTCAGGCCAGCCTTTTTCTGGAGCTGAATTCTTAG
- the LOC18776810 gene encoding serine/threonine-protein kinase WNK8 isoform X1 yields the protein MDSCSGLVGGKSDCDDGGVVEKDPTGKYLRYDEVLGRGAFKTVYKAFDEVEGIEVAWCQVSIEDVLQSPEQLERLYSEVHLLKSLKHQNIVKFCNSWVDDKNKTINMITELFTSGSLRQYRKKHKNVDMKAIKNWARHILRGLHYLHSHNPPIIHRDLKCDNVFVNGNNGEIKIGDLGLAIVMQQPTAHSVIGTPEFMAPELYDEEYNELVDIYSFGMCMLEMVTCEYPYSECKNPAQIYRKVTSGIKPASLSKVENPQVKQFIEKCLVPASIRLTATELLKDPFLATDNLKERSCDLSQLPNPVPKLVNLPQPEARPMDLDTNDQKFSIGSCRKSVNETSNSSVLEFWRFTENNEFRLRAEQNTDTTVSLTLRIADTCGRVRNIHFNFYLDSDTAMSIAGEMVEQLDLSHEDVSVIAELIDKLIMKLVPGWKPSSESSSCGTNSSCGDHPAHQNILSPLAYAEDQDNQATMISDTSACSAQYGVPTASCNVKVSESAKYSSDECCTGSDGNGSSPDCMVQARLKEKSYEAGSGDSVVMNDACPDMSSICSLSELSLVDKDRYDELKGELVAIDVQYHQCLLELLRMREEEIQNAKKRWIEKKKIAVN from the exons ATGGATTCCTGTAGTGGTTTGGTTGGTGGAAAATCTGATTGTGACGATGGCGGCGTTGTGGAGAAAGATCCGACTGGGAAATACTTGCGG TATGACGAAGTGTTGGGGAGGGGAGCATTCAAGACTGT ATATAAGGCATTTGATGAGGTCGAAGGAATAGAAGTAGCCTGGTGCCAAGTGAGTATTGAGGATGTTCTGCAGTCGCCAGAACAGCTTGAAAGATTGTATTCGGAGGTTCATCTTCTGAAGTCATTAAAACATCAAAACATAGTTAAGTTCTGTAACTCTTGGGTTGATGATAAGAACAAGACCATCAACATGATAACAGAGTTATTCACTTCCGGGAGTTTAAGGCA GTACAGAAAGAAGCATAAGAATGTTGATATGAAGGCCATTAAGAACTGGGCAAGGCATATTCTTCGAGGCTTGCACTATCTGCATTCACACAATCCTCCAATTATTCATAGAGATTTGAAGTGTGACAATGTATTTGTTAATGGAAATAATGgagaaattaaaattggaGATCTTGGGTTGGCGATAGTCATGCAGCAGCCTACTGCCCATAGCGTAATTGGCACCCCGGAATTCATGGCCCCAGAGCTTTATGATGAGGAATACAATGAACTTGTCGACATCTATTCTTTTGGCATGTGCATGTTAGAAATGGTGACTTGTGAATACCCTTATAGCGAATGTAAAAATCCAGCACAAATTTACAGGAAGGTTACCTCT GGTATAAAGCCTGCTTCACTCAGTAAAGTGGAAAATCCTCAAGTCAAGCAGTTCATAGAGAAGTGTCTAGTTCCAGCATCTATCAGATTGACTGCGACAGAGCTCTTGAAAGATCCATTCCTTGCAACTGACAATTTGAAGGAGCGTAGTTGTGATCTTTCGCAACTACCCAATCCTGTGCCCAAGTTGGTGAACTTGCCACAGCCTGAAGCTCGCCCTATGGACCTAGATACTAACGACCAGAAGTTTTCTATTGGATCTTGTAGGAAAAGTGTCAATGAAACTTCTAACTCTTCAGTTCTGGAGTTTTGGAGGTTCACAGAGAATAATGAGTTCAGGTTAAGAGCTGAACAAAATACGGATACTACCGTCTCTTTAACTCTGCGCATTGCTGATACCTGTG GTCGTGTGAGGAATATCCATTTTAATTTCTATCTTGATTCTGATACTGCAATGTCAATTGCTGGGGAAATGGTTGAGCAACTTGATCTTTCACACGAAGATGTCTCTGTCATAGCTGAGTTAATTGACAAATTGATTATGAAGCTTGTACCAGGCTGGAAACCTTCATCCGAAAGTTCATCATGTGGAACTAACAGTTCATGTGGGGATCATCCTGCACATCAAAATATTCTGTCACCATTGGCATATGCAGAAGACCAAGATAACCAAGCAACAATGATTTCAGATACCTCAGCCTGCTCAGCCCAGTATGGCGTCCCTACTGCCTCATGTAATGTCAAAGTTTCAGAATCGGCCAAGTACAGTTCTGATGAATGCTGCACAGGTTCAGATGGGAACGGTTCCAGTCCGGATTGTATGGTTCAGGCCAGGCTGAAGGAGAAGAGCTATGAAGCTGGTTCTGGTGATTCTGTTGTTATGAATGACGCATGCCCTGACATGTCAAGCATTTGCTCCTTATCTGAGTTGTCTCTAGTGGACAAAGATCGGTATGATGAGCTGAAGGGGGAGCTTGTTGCTATTGATGTGCAGTATCATCAATGTCTTCTCGAACTCTTGAGGATGAGGGAAGAAGAAATTCAGAATGCCAAGAAGAGGTGgatagaaaaaaagaaaatagctgTTAATTAA
- the LOC18776810 gene encoding serine/threonine-protein kinase WNK8 isoform X2, translating to MAALWRKIRLGNTCGYKAFDEVEGIEVAWCQVSIEDVLQSPEQLERLYSEVHLLKSLKHQNIVKFCNSWVDDKNKTINMITELFTSGSLRQYRKKHKNVDMKAIKNWARHILRGLHYLHSHNPPIIHRDLKCDNVFVNGNNGEIKIGDLGLAIVMQQPTAHSVIGTPEFMAPELYDEEYNELVDIYSFGMCMLEMVTCEYPYSECKNPAQIYRKVTSGIKPASLSKVENPQVKQFIEKCLVPASIRLTATELLKDPFLATDNLKERSCDLSQLPNPVPKLVNLPQPEARPMDLDTNDQKFSIGSCRKSVNETSNSSVLEFWRFTENNEFRLRAEQNTDTTVSLTLRIADTCGRVRNIHFNFYLDSDTAMSIAGEMVEQLDLSHEDVSVIAELIDKLIMKLVPGWKPSSESSSCGTNSSCGDHPAHQNILSPLAYAEDQDNQATMISDTSACSAQYGVPTASCNVKVSESAKYSSDECCTGSDGNGSSPDCMVQARLKEKSYEAGSGDSVVMNDACPDMSSICSLSELSLVDKDRYDELKGELVAIDVQYHQCLLELLRMREEEIQNAKKRWIEKKKIAVN from the exons ATGGCGGCGTTGTGGAGAAAGATCCGACTGGGAAATACTTGCGG ATATAAGGCATTTGATGAGGTCGAAGGAATAGAAGTAGCCTGGTGCCAAGTGAGTATTGAGGATGTTCTGCAGTCGCCAGAACAGCTTGAAAGATTGTATTCGGAGGTTCATCTTCTGAAGTCATTAAAACATCAAAACATAGTTAAGTTCTGTAACTCTTGGGTTGATGATAAGAACAAGACCATCAACATGATAACAGAGTTATTCACTTCCGGGAGTTTAAGGCA GTACAGAAAGAAGCATAAGAATGTTGATATGAAGGCCATTAAGAACTGGGCAAGGCATATTCTTCGAGGCTTGCACTATCTGCATTCACACAATCCTCCAATTATTCATAGAGATTTGAAGTGTGACAATGTATTTGTTAATGGAAATAATGgagaaattaaaattggaGATCTTGGGTTGGCGATAGTCATGCAGCAGCCTACTGCCCATAGCGTAATTGGCACCCCGGAATTCATGGCCCCAGAGCTTTATGATGAGGAATACAATGAACTTGTCGACATCTATTCTTTTGGCATGTGCATGTTAGAAATGGTGACTTGTGAATACCCTTATAGCGAATGTAAAAATCCAGCACAAATTTACAGGAAGGTTACCTCT GGTATAAAGCCTGCTTCACTCAGTAAAGTGGAAAATCCTCAAGTCAAGCAGTTCATAGAGAAGTGTCTAGTTCCAGCATCTATCAGATTGACTGCGACAGAGCTCTTGAAAGATCCATTCCTTGCAACTGACAATTTGAAGGAGCGTAGTTGTGATCTTTCGCAACTACCCAATCCTGTGCCCAAGTTGGTGAACTTGCCACAGCCTGAAGCTCGCCCTATGGACCTAGATACTAACGACCAGAAGTTTTCTATTGGATCTTGTAGGAAAAGTGTCAATGAAACTTCTAACTCTTCAGTTCTGGAGTTTTGGAGGTTCACAGAGAATAATGAGTTCAGGTTAAGAGCTGAACAAAATACGGATACTACCGTCTCTTTAACTCTGCGCATTGCTGATACCTGTG GTCGTGTGAGGAATATCCATTTTAATTTCTATCTTGATTCTGATACTGCAATGTCAATTGCTGGGGAAATGGTTGAGCAACTTGATCTTTCACACGAAGATGTCTCTGTCATAGCTGAGTTAATTGACAAATTGATTATGAAGCTTGTACCAGGCTGGAAACCTTCATCCGAAAGTTCATCATGTGGAACTAACAGTTCATGTGGGGATCATCCTGCACATCAAAATATTCTGTCACCATTGGCATATGCAGAAGACCAAGATAACCAAGCAACAATGATTTCAGATACCTCAGCCTGCTCAGCCCAGTATGGCGTCCCTACTGCCTCATGTAATGTCAAAGTTTCAGAATCGGCCAAGTACAGTTCTGATGAATGCTGCACAGGTTCAGATGGGAACGGTTCCAGTCCGGATTGTATGGTTCAGGCCAGGCTGAAGGAGAAGAGCTATGAAGCTGGTTCTGGTGATTCTGTTGTTATGAATGACGCATGCCCTGACATGTCAAGCATTTGCTCCTTATCTGAGTTGTCTCTAGTGGACAAAGATCGGTATGATGAGCTGAAGGGGGAGCTTGTTGCTATTGATGTGCAGTATCATCAATGTCTTCTCGAACTCTTGAGGATGAGGGAAGAAGAAATTCAGAATGCCAAGAAGAGGTGgatagaaaaaaagaaaatagctgTTAATTAA
- the LOC109949256 gene encoding uncharacterized protein LOC109949256 has product MFSDFLLLARKILDNQDELDKRLSDLVKVQEEAGLRAQQKTNMREFSGSNNTQTMGHDRSEGNGVEGATLGTSFGVLFGAVIQVKDKTKMFKCILEYLESTIDSLKPFIEEMVEYNKVLHLSKEELGNFITLMEKGAQLIHKCSKIRKWASYKKYEYANKLLRLDESLQVMLNIFRVQLVRDVRESLVSLSNIEAMIKRMEGSDLIQNDQILSIGGSAVPEVYLHRPGCIECTWNTRCAVP; this is encoded by the coding sequence atgttttctgattttttgcttttggctAGGAAAATCCTCGACAATCAAGATGAATTAGACAAAAGATTGTCTGATTTAGTGAAAGTGCAAGAGGAAGCCGGGCTGAGAgcacaacaaaaaacaaatatgaggGAGTTTTCAGGAAGCAATAATACACAAACGATGGGGCATGACCGCAGTGAAGGGAATGGTGTGGAAGGGGCTACTCTAGGAACATCGTTTGGGGTGCTCTTTGGTGCTGTTATACAAGTGAAGGACAAGACTAAGATGTTTAAGTGCATCCTCGAGTATCTCGAATCCACGATAGACTCTCTAAAACCATTTATAGAAGAGATGGTAGAATATAACAAGGTATTGCATCTCTCAAAAGAGGAACTAGGGAATTTTATAACACTTATGGAGAAGGGTGCACAGCTCATTCACAAGTGCTCAAAGATTCGTAAGTGGGCTAGCTACAAGAAGTATGAATATGCCAACAAACTTCTTAGATTAGATGAATCTCTTCAAGTAATGTTAAATATATTTAGAGTGCAATTAGTAAGGGATGTGAGAGAGAGCTTAGTTTCCTTAAGTAATATAGAGGCTATGATCAAGCGAATGGAAGGGAGTGATTTGATACAAAATGATCAAATTTTAAGTATAGGTGGTTCTGCAGTGCCTGAAGTTTACCTCCATCGGCCTGGATGTATTGAATGTACATGGAACACAAGATGTGCAGTGCCTTAA
- the LOC18777111 gene encoding probable WRKY transcription factor 33: protein MEALGKQIKRSGLVQNQIEIAVTEPVSPRVGLDGLSLDIATSFGNMQSSKPDGALKLDYMHCTQLSQYVSELTLDDGFNWRKYGQKSVKASIREDAFEQNSLIIDLGGAADESDHEAKIWNVENANNQTSSDFEGRIFRKPRLLVLTRSDIENLDDEYKWKKYGMKVLKGNPNSSNHYKCAFVGCPMRKWVERASHDLRVVIKTIVIKLD, encoded by the exons ATGGAGGCATTGggcaaacaaatcaaaaggaGTGGTTTGGTACAAAATCAAATTGAGATTGCAGTAACTGAACCTGTATCACCTAGAGTTGGATTGGAT GGCCTCTCCTTAGACATTGCGACAAGCTTTGGAAATATGCAGAGTAGCAAACCTGACGGTGCTCTAAAGCTTGATTATATGCATTGCACTCAATTGTCTCAGTATGTGAGCGAACTAACGTTAGATGATGGGTTCaattggagaaaatatgggCAGAAATCAGTGAAAG CCTCAATTAGAGAGGATGCTTTTGAGCAAAACTCTCTAATCATAGATTTAGGAGGAGCTGCAGATGAAAGTGATCATGAGGCCAAAATATG GAATGTAGAAAATGCAAACAATCAAACCTCATCAGATTTTGAGGGTAGAATTTTTAGAAAACCTAGACTTCTGGTGCTGACAAGAAGTGATATTGAGAACTTGGATGATGAGTATAAATGGAAGAAATATGGAATGAAAGTATTGAAAGGAAATCCAAATTCAAG TAACCACTACAAATGCGCATTTGTAGGATGTCCAATGAGGAAATGGGTCGAGCGAGCATCACATGACTTAAGGGTTGTGATCAAAACAATTGTGATCAAGTTAGATTAG
- the LOC109949352 gene encoding probable WRKY transcription factor 75, with product MDDDPTTYFRDFSTSYLEDRISHVSEYANPMAHFHDSFASTAGDTSSSISKDVGSLKQIKGIRVVEVQAPDVQLELLDWMRVTSEIEFELLHSFSPYSSASFAYKHLIMEEDDSSASKNVNDQTSSAYGGRIVEEPRVVVHTISEADILEDGYSWKKYGQKEFMGYPNPRSYYKCAFRGCPMKKYVDQTSHDSRVVTTTYKGTHNHGSSSNNMYMPVLDLPFQNIEQRTTQTQLCLEAQDQVSEDDLFWE from the exons ATGGATGACGATCCAACTACTTACTTTCGTGATTTTTCCACATCCTACCTGGAAGACAGAATCTCTCATGTTTCAGAATATGCTAACCCGATGGCTCATTTTCATGATTCCTTTGCATCCACTGCAGGAGATACAAGCTCTTCTATTTCAAAGGATGTTGGGAGTCTCAAGCAAATTAAGGGGATAAGGGTGGTCGAAGTCCAAGCTCCAGATGTCCAATTGGAGCTCTTAGATTGGATGA GAGTTacatctgaaattgaatttgagcTACTACACAGCTTCTCCCCATATAGTTCTGCAAGCTTTGCATATAAGCATCTTATCATGGAAGAGGATGATTCTTCAGCCTCAA AAAATGTAAATGATCAGACATCATCAGCTTATGGGGGTAGAATTGTGGAAGAACCCAGAGTTGTGGTGCATACAATAAGTGAAGCTGATATCCTGGAAGATGGATATAGCTGGAAGAAATATGGACAAAAAGAATTTATGGGATATCCAAATCCAAG GAGCTACTATAAATGCGCATTTCGAGGATGTCCAATGAAAAAATATGTGGATCAAACATCACATGACTCAAGGGTTGTGACTACCACATATAAAGGGACACACAACCATGGTAGTAGCAGCAACAACATGTACATGCCTGTCTTAGACTTGCCCTTTCAGAACATAGAGCAGCGAACAACACAAACTCAGCTGTGTCTTGAGGCCCAGGACCAAGTAAGTGAAGATGATTTGTTTTGGGAATAA